One genomic window of Maribacter aquivivus includes the following:
- the sucC gene encoding ADP-forming succinate--CoA ligase subunit beta — protein sequence MNLHEYQGKEILASFGVRIQRGIVAQNAKEAVEAAKQLTAETGTGWHVIKAQVHAGGRGKGGGVKLAKNLKEVEEIANQIIGMNLITPQTSAEGKKVHQVLVAEDVYYPGESETSEFYMSVVLNRATGKNMIMYSTEGGMDIEEVAESTPHLIFTEEIDPATGLLGFQARKIAFNLGLSGTAFKEMTKFVASLYKAYVESDSNMFEINPVLKTSDDLIMAVDAKVSIDDNALYRRKKYADMRDLREENAIEVEAREVGLNYVDLDGNVGCMVNGAGLAMATMDLIKMAGGEPANFLDVGGTADAKRVEEAFRIILKDPNVKAILVNIFGGIVRCDRVAQGIVDAYKNMGDSIKVPIIVRLQGTNAEIAKEIIDNSGLAVQSAVQFQEAADKVKAVLA from the coding sequence ATGAACCTTCACGAATATCAAGGAAAAGAGATATTAGCAAGTTTTGGGGTGCGCATCCAAAGAGGAATAGTTGCCCAAAATGCAAAAGAGGCTGTTGAGGCTGCAAAGCAATTAACTGCTGAAACCGGAACTGGATGGCACGTTATTAAAGCGCAAGTACACGCAGGTGGTCGTGGTAAAGGTGGTGGTGTAAAATTAGCCAAAAACCTTAAAGAAGTAGAAGAGATAGCAAACCAGATTATTGGTATGAACTTAATTACACCGCAAACTTCTGCGGAAGGTAAAAAAGTACACCAGGTATTGGTTGCCGAGGATGTTTACTACCCAGGCGAAAGCGAAACTAGTGAATTCTATATGTCTGTTGTATTAAACAGAGCTACTGGTAAGAATATGATTATGTATTCTACAGAAGGTGGTATGGACATAGAAGAGGTTGCTGAAAGTACTCCGCACTTAATTTTTACAGAGGAAATTGACCCAGCTACAGGATTGTTAGGTTTTCAAGCAAGAAAAATTGCTTTTAACTTAGGTCTTTCAGGTACTGCGTTCAAAGAGATGACAAAATTTGTTGCATCATTATATAAGGCATATGTAGAAAGTGATTCTAATATGTTCGAAATTAACCCAGTATTAAAAACATCTGATGATTTGATCATGGCTGTTGATGCTAAGGTTTCTATTGATGATAATGCACTATACCGTAGAAAGAAGTATGCTGATATGCGTGATCTTAGAGAAGAGAATGCTATTGAAGTTGAAGCAAGAGAGGTTGGTCTTAACTATGTAGATCTTGACGGTAACGTTGGGTGTATGGTTAACGGCGCAGGTCTTGCAATGGCAACTATGGATTTAATTAAAATGGCAGGCGGTGAGCCAGCTAACTTCTTAGATGTTGGTGGTACTGCAGATGCTAAAAGAGTTGAAGAGGCATTTAGAATTATATTAAAAGATCCTAATGTTAAAGCAATTTTGGTTAATATATTCGGTGGTATTGTTCGTTGTGATCGTGTAGCACAAGGTATTGTTGATGCTTACAAGAATATGGGCGATTCAATTAAAGTGCCAATTATTGTAAGATTGCAAGGTACTAATGCTGAAATAGCAAAAGAGATTATTGACAATTCTGGACTTGCAGTACAATCTGCTGTACAGTTTCAAGAGGCTGCAGATAAAGTAAAAGCTGTATTGGCTTAA
- a CDS encoding T9SS type B sorting domain-containing protein produces the protein MNIKKMSFFLRLICLFLTSAFFYGQECTEFTFPNNGADNIEVNTTLTWTNVLGYNGYILSIGTTPQGTDILDRKPIGTNPFYTPPLGLPDNITMYATLSLVPYDGPPISCDELVFTTVEITTPPTCSILITPDNNAGSVTIITDIEWEYVPTATGYYLSIGTTPNGNEIVNNLDIKNELSYDPPEDLPQNSNIYVKIEPYNDIGIATSCIEEIFTTSFAVYVCDPYISEATGELIYRAPIINLPNIVGICSDELPYTISSNDNADGFRWFLTNSGSEETLLSETQSVAISTPGKYRFEAYNKITTDAGDIECVSSKLIDVVASEEATITSINITNTAMGKTININATGGGQYEYSLDNRDGPYQDSPIFTEILSGDHIAFVRDKNGCGITQRTVDRDISQKDFPSFFTPNGDGINDHWQYIPPIENFEAVIEVIHIFNQYGSLIQQINPNRMGWDGTFNNRQMPQSDYWYKASFLNQKPIMGHFTLKR, from the coding sequence ATGAATATTAAAAAAATGTCTTTCTTCTTGAGGTTGATATGCCTCTTTTTGACAAGTGCATTTTTTTATGGCCAAGAGTGTACAGAATTTACTTTTCCGAACAACGGTGCAGATAACATTGAAGTAAACACTACACTAACTTGGACAAATGTATTGGGCTACAACGGCTATATACTTTCTATTGGCACCACACCACAAGGCACAGACATTTTAGACAGAAAACCTATTGGCACCAACCCTTTCTACACGCCGCCGTTAGGTTTACCAGACAACATCACTATGTACGCAACATTAAGTTTAGTTCCATATGATGGTCCGCCAATTAGCTGTGATGAGCTTGTATTTACAACGGTAGAAATTACCACACCCCCTACTTGCTCCATTTTAATTACACCAGATAATAATGCAGGTAGCGTAACAATTATCACAGATATAGAATGGGAATATGTACCGACAGCGACTGGATATTATTTATCTATTGGTACTACGCCAAATGGTAATGAAATAGTAAATAACCTTGACATTAAAAATGAATTAAGTTACGACCCACCAGAAGATCTACCACAAAACTCAAATATTTATGTAAAAATAGAACCCTATAATGATATCGGCATTGCAACATCTTGTATAGAAGAAATATTCACAACCAGTTTTGCGGTTTATGTTTGTGACCCCTATATTTCTGAAGCTACTGGCGAGTTAATATATAGAGCTCCAATAATTAATTTACCCAACATTGTAGGTATATGTAGTGACGAACTTCCCTATACCATTTCATCAAACGATAATGCTGATGGTTTTCGATGGTTTTTAACAAATAGCGGTAGCGAAGAAACGTTGCTATCAGAAACACAAAGTGTAGCTATTTCTACACCAGGTAAATATCGGTTTGAAGCGTATAACAAAATCACTACTGATGCCGGAGATATTGAATGCGTAAGTTCTAAACTTATAGATGTAGTAGCATCGGAAGAAGCTACGATTACGTCAATAAACATAACCAATACGGCAATGGGTAAAACAATAAATATTAATGCTACAGGTGGTGGTCAATATGAATATTCTTTAGATAATCGTGACGGTCCTTACCAAGATTCCCCCATATTTACTGAAATATTAAGTGGTGACCATATTGCTTTTGTACGAGACAAAAATGGATGCGGCATCACCCAAAGAACTGTTGACAGAGACATTTCTCAGAAAGATTTCCCTTCCTTTTTCACTCCTAATGGCGATGGCATAAATGATCATTGGCAGTATATACCTCCAATAGAAAATTTTGAAGCTGTCATAGAGGTGATACATATATTCAACCAATATGGAAGCTTAATTCAACAAATTAACCCAAATAGAATGGGATGGGATGGGACTTTTAATAATAGACAAATGCCGCAATCTGACTATTGGTACAAAGCTAGTTTTCTTAATCAGAAACCCATAATGGGTCATTTTACTTTGAAAAGATAG
- a CDS encoding T9SS type B sorting domain-containing protein has product MTRVLSFICFFGIFGMLSAQVTLAERNALQAFYTATNGATWTSENDAIPGNDWDFSGPVTNAWYGLTIAGGHVVAMDMNPINYANTSNIQSGFIPDELADLEFLTTIDISASGLTGTLPVSITTLPNLVSLNVWYNDLTGNIPIEVTDMTQLSVLHLGDNNFTGTIYPEYGDLVNLTYLNLSDNDLTGTIPVSLGNLVELRSLILGQQQLTGNLPVSLRNLTNLIELSIQSTRIDGNLPEEYSELTNLQILRLKSYTNAFIGGLTGSIPNSYGNLVNLRTLDLWGNALSGTLPVSLSNLVNMEYFSVANNQISGTLPASYSSWTNIIRFEVYNNDLEGTIPDSYSSFTQIENFSADTNNLTGSLSPNFSQWVNLETFNVSRNDLSGNFPQSYNQWTNLEVFNAFNNSFSGTIPATYNQWNNLSNFNVNNNQLEGTVPDFTVIPTFTQNLTISDNRFQFGDFENEFPFYDANFSGFRDNPQAKVNDILTLNENIGDNVTLTTTVSGSQNHYQWFKDGMPITGAPDSPTLVLNNIEATDAGVYYAEITSDIVTDLTLIRNDITIIINCVIPTVDDPVDVNACLSYTLPALSADNFYYTQTNAGGTQLNAGDVITTSQTLFVYAGTTGCSDENEFDILIGTAPTADDPTDVNACLSYTLPTLSADNFYYTQTNAGGTQLNAGDVITTSQTLFVYAGTTGCSDENEFDIQIETTPTADDRADVNACLSYTLPALSADNFYYTQTNAGGTQLNAGDVITTSQTLFVYAGTTGCSDENEFDIQIGTAPTADAPIDVNACLSYTLPALSADNFYYTQINAGGTQLNAGDVITTSQTLFVYAGTNGCSDENEFDIQIGTALTADDPADVNACLSYTLPTLSADNFYYTQTNAGGTQLNAGDVITTSQTLYMYAGTTGCSDENEFNIQIENPTLVDSILDMEVCENHILPVLNSGNYFTQPNGTGTELYAGDIINTTQTIYIFDDSASCSNENSFTITIDPLSCEETPVPEPEPEISCTIDFPNFFTPNNDGVHDRYVPITDVCSPAGTLSIHNRYGQLLFQTKSLDNTWDGKFNGKPLPSSDYWYRFENAENNEVITGHFSLKR; this is encoded by the coding sequence ATGACAAGAGTATTAAGTTTCATCTGTTTTTTTGGAATATTCGGAATGCTTTCTGCCCAAGTGACACTTGCTGAGAGAAATGCACTTCAAGCATTTTATACAGCAACAAATGGTGCAACTTGGACTAGTGAAAACGACGCAATACCAGGTAACGATTGGGATTTTTCAGGACCTGTCACAAACGCTTGGTATGGCTTAACCATTGCTGGAGGTCATGTAGTTGCCATGGATATGAATCCTATTAACTATGCCAATACCAGCAATATTCAGTCAGGCTTTATTCCAGATGAATTAGCAGATTTAGAATTTTTAACAACAATAGATATATCGGCAAGTGGCCTTACCGGTACTCTTCCTGTTAGTATTACAACACTACCTAATTTAGTTTCCTTAAATGTTTGGTATAATGATTTAACTGGTAATATTCCTATAGAGGTCACAGATATGACACAATTATCGGTATTACATTTAGGTGATAATAATTTTACGGGAACTATCTATCCTGAATATGGTGATTTGGTGAACCTGACATATCTAAATCTCTCTGATAATGACCTTACCGGAACAATACCAGTAAGCTTAGGAAATTTAGTGGAGCTAAGGAGTCTTATTTTAGGGCAACAACAGCTAACAGGAAATCTGCCAGTCTCATTGAGAAACTTAACAAATTTGATAGAACTATCCATTCAATCCACACGAATAGATGGAAATTTACCTGAGGAGTATTCTGAATTAACAAATCTACAAATCCTTCGTTTAAAGTCATACACCAATGCCTTTATAGGTGGCCTTACCGGCTCTATTCCAAATTCTTATGGAAACTTAGTAAACTTAAGAACTTTAGATCTTTGGGGCAATGCACTTTCCGGCACATTACCAGTATCACTATCCAACTTGGTAAATATGGAATATTTCAGTGTTGCAAACAACCAAATATCAGGGACGCTACCGGCAAGTTATTCTAGTTGGACCAACATTATAAGATTTGAAGTGTATAATAATGATTTAGAAGGTACTATTCCTGATAGTTATTCAAGTTTCACGCAAATAGAAAACTTTTCAGCAGACACGAACAATCTTACAGGTTCATTATCTCCAAACTTTTCACAATGGGTAAATCTTGAAACATTCAATGTTTCTAGAAACGATTTAAGCGGGAATTTCCCTCAATCATATAACCAATGGACCAACCTCGAGGTCTTTAATGCATTTAATAATTCTTTTTCAGGAACCATTCCGGCTACCTATAACCAGTGGAACAATCTCTCCAATTTTAATGTTAACAATAACCAACTGGAAGGTACTGTACCTGATTTTACTGTAATACCTACTTTTACTCAAAATCTTACTATATCAGACAATCGTTTTCAATTCGGTGATTTCGAAAATGAATTCCCTTTTTACGACGCAAATTTTTCTGGTTTTCGTGATAATCCACAAGCCAAGGTTAATGATATTTTAACTTTAAATGAAAATATTGGTGATAACGTTACCCTAACTACAACGGTTAGTGGATCGCAAAATCATTATCAATGGTTTAAAGATGGTATGCCAATTACAGGTGCACCAGATAGCCCTACACTAGTTTTAAACAATATAGAAGCTACTGATGCAGGAGTCTATTATGCAGAAATAACAAGTGATATTGTTACTGATCTTACTTTGATTAGAAACGATATAACTATAATTATTAATTGCGTAATACCAACCGTAGACGACCCAGTAGATGTCAATGCTTGCTTGAGTTACACCTTACCTGCACTTTCCGCAGATAATTTCTACTATACACAGACCAATGCTGGAGGTACCCAACTAAACGCTGGAGATGTGATAACCACTTCGCAAACACTTTTTGTGTATGCCGGTACTACAGGTTGTTCTGATGAAAACGAATTTGACATTTTAATAGGAACAGCTCCAACCGCTGATGACCCAACAGATGTCAATGCTTGCTTGAGTTACACCTTACCTACACTTTCTGCAGATAATTTCTACTATACACAGACCAATGCTGGAGGTACGCAACTAAACGCTGGAGATGTGATAACCACTTCACAAACACTTTTTGTGTATGCCGGTACTACTGGTTGTTCTGATGAAAACGAATTTGACATTCAAATAGAAACAACTCCGACCGCTGATGACCGAGCAGATGTCAATGCTTGCTTGAGTTACACCTTACCTGCCCTTTCTGCAGATAATTTCTACTATACACAGACCAATGCAGGTGGTACGCAACTAAACGCTGGAGATGTGATAACCACTTCGCAAACACTTTTTGTGTATGCTGGTACCACTGGTTGTTCTGATGAAAACGAATTTGACATTCAAATAGGAACAGCTCCAACCGCAGACGCCCCAATAGATGTCAATGCTTGCTTGAGTTACACCCTACCTGCCCTTTCTGCAGATAATTTCTACTATACACAGATCAATGCTGGAGGTACCCAACTAAACGCTGGAGATGTGATAACCACTTCACAAACACTTTTTGTGTATGCCGGTACCAATGGTTGTTCTGATGAAAACGAATTTGACATTCAAATAGGAACAGCTCTGACCGCTGATGATCCTGCAGATGTCAATGCTTGCTTGAGTTACACCTTACCTACACTTTCTGCAGATAATTTCTACTATACACAGACCAATGCCGGAGGTACGCAACTAAACGCTGGAGATGTGATAACCACTTCGCAAACACTATATATGTATGCCGGTACCACTGGTTGTTCTGATGAAAACGAATTTAATATTCAAATAGAAAACCCTACACTTGTTGACAGTATTTTAGATATGGAAGTTTGTGAAAACCATATATTACCAGTACTGAACAGCGGTAACTACTTTACTCAACCAAACGGCACAGGTACCGAACTTTACGCAGGTGATATCATAAACACGACGCAGACCATTTATATTTTTGATGATTCTGCATCTTGCTCTAACGAAAACAGTTTTACTATTACCATAGATCCTTTATCATGTGAAGAAACACCTGTGCCAGAGCCTGAACCAGAAATATCTTGTACAATTGATTTCCCTAATTTCTTCACTCCAAATAATGATGGTGTACATGATAGGTATGTACCCATTACTGATGTCTGTTCTCCTGCTGGTACATTAAGTATTCATAACCGATATGGCCAATTATTATTTCAGACAAAATCTTTAGATAACACTTGGGACGGCAAATTTAACGGAAAACCTTTACCATCATCAGATTACTGGTATCGATTTGAAAATGCAGAAAATAATGAAGTAATTACCGGTCATTTTTCTTTAAAGCGATAG
- a CDS encoding DUF2254 domain-containing protein — protein sequence MDRLINFFHQIRTRIAFYPTIISLAGFLLAFLMIYLEQKNISAYLNEVAPALVIDNTDTAKTILSTLIGGLISLTVFSFSMVMVLLNQASSNFSPRVLPGIISDQKHQIVLGLYIATILYNIFILISIEPTENTYQTPGFSVLLGIILVVVCLAAFIYFIHHISQAIQVGNILTAIHSRTKSEITSIIEEQEVNTFEFPNHEHWEAYEITETGYFYGVLNDDLLELCKENSIKVIIQLHKGQFILDGTIGFKSEKPLNDELKKKITSTLLFSNEELIGENYIYGFRQISEIGVKAMSPGINDPGTALNTIDYLTSLFLNLMRKADFEYITDEEKENWTRIKCVKFSEVLFNVMATYRLYCKHDITVMRKLMHMLKTLTTHVVNSEQLEVIEKEIDELRADANSNIENKRDLGKLDADFISWS from the coding sequence ATGGATAGATTAATCAACTTTTTTCACCAGATACGAACCAGAATTGCTTTTTACCCTACTATTATATCTTTAGCAGGATTTCTTTTGGCGTTTTTAATGATTTATCTGGAGCAAAAGAATATTTCTGCATACCTCAATGAGGTAGCACCAGCATTGGTAATTGACAATACTGACACAGCTAAAACCATTTTAAGCACCCTTATAGGTGGTTTAATTTCATTAACTGTATTTAGTTTCTCTATGGTTATGGTGTTATTAAATCAAGCTTCTAGTAACTTCTCACCAAGAGTATTACCAGGCATCATATCTGACCAGAAGCATCAAATTGTTTTAGGTCTATACATTGCTACTATACTTTATAACATCTTCATTCTTATCTCAATTGAGCCTACTGAAAATACCTATCAAACTCCCGGATTTTCGGTATTATTGGGCATTATTCTAGTAGTCGTATGTTTGGCGGCTTTCATATATTTCATTCACCATATCTCACAAGCGATACAGGTTGGTAATATTCTAACAGCAATTCACTCTAGAACAAAATCTGAAATAACATCAATTATAGAAGAACAAGAGGTGAACACTTTCGAGTTTCCAAATCATGAACATTGGGAAGCATATGAAATTACCGAAACTGGTTATTTTTACGGAGTACTGAACGATGATTTACTAGAGTTATGCAAAGAGAACTCAATAAAAGTTATCATTCAATTACATAAAGGACAATTCATTTTAGACGGCACCATTGGTTTTAAATCTGAAAAGCCTTTAAATGATGAATTGAAGAAAAAGATAACCAGCACACTACTTTTTAGTAACGAAGAGCTAATTGGAGAAAACTACATCTATGGTTTTAGACAAATTTCTGAAATTGGGGTAAAGGCAATGTCGCCAGGTATTAATGACCCAGGAACAGCTTTAAACACAATTGACTATTTAACGTCACTCTTTTTAAATTTAATGCGAAAGGCAGATTTTGAATACATTACCGATGAAGAAAAAGAAAATTGGACACGAATTAAATGTGTAAAATTTTCTGAAGTTTTATTTAATGTCATGGCTACGTACAGACTTTACTGTAAGCATGATATTACGGTAATGAGAAAATTGATGCACATGTTAAAAACACTCACCACGCACGTGGTTAATTCTGAGCAATTAGAAGTTATTGAAAAAGAAATAGATGAACTAAGAGCAGACGCCAACAGTAATATAGAAAACAAAAGAGATCTTGGTAAATTGGATGCTGACTTTATATCTTGGTCTTAA
- a CDS encoding Hsp20/alpha crystallin family protein, protein MSLTKKNDVLFPALMNEIFRPDWFGGTENSRSSLPAVNIKENEKDFELELFVPGRVKDDFKIEIDDTVLSISAEIKEESTEVKENFTRKEFSISSFKRAFTLPETVATDKIEATYEGGILKFNIPKKEEALPKPKRLIELK, encoded by the coding sequence ATGAGTTTAACAAAGAAAAATGACGTTTTGTTCCCAGCATTAATGAATGAGATTTTTAGACCAGATTGGTTTGGTGGAACTGAGAATTCACGTTCATCTCTGCCTGCAGTAAATATAAAGGAAAATGAAAAAGATTTTGAATTAGAGCTTTTTGTTCCTGGTAGGGTGAAGGATGATTTTAAAATTGAAATTGACGATACCGTATTATCAATTTCAGCAGAAATTAAAGAAGAGAGTACAGAGGTGAAAGAAAATTTTACTCGTAAAGAGTTTAGTATTTCATCTTTTAAAAGAGCATTTACATTACCTGAGACTGTTGCAACAGATAAAATCGAAGCAACTTATGAAGGGGGAATTTTAAAATTTAATATTCCAAAAAAAGAAGAGGCTTTACCAAAGCCAAAAAGATTGATTGAGTTAAAGTAA
- the uvrB gene encoding excinuclease ABC subunit UvrB, whose product MKFKVVSDFKPTGDQPNAIKELVKGINDKEKYQTLLGVTGSGKTFTVANVIEEVQKPTLLLAHNKTLAAQLYSEFKQFFPDNAVEYFVSYYDYYQPEAFIPTSGVYIEKDLSINEDIEKLRLSTTSSLLSGRRDVIVIASVSCLYGIGNPVEFQKNVISIKKDQVIARTKLMHLLVQSLYSRTMAEFKNGNFRVKGDVVDVFPSYADHAYRIHFFGDEIEEIEAFDPFNNNIIEVYETLTIYPANMFVTSKDVLQNAIHNIQDDLVKQIDYFKEIGKPLEAKRLEERTNFDLEMIRELGYCSGIENYSRYLDGREPGTRPFCLLDYFPDDYLMVIDESHVTIPQVHAMYGGDRSRKVNLVDYGFRLPAAMDNRPLKFEEFEALQNQVLYVSATPADYELQLSQGVYVEQVIRPTGLLDPIIEVRPSLNQIDDLVEEIQIRVEKDERTLVTTLTKRMAEELAKYMDRINIRCRYIHSDVDTLERVEIMQDLRKGIFDVLIGVNLLREGLDLPEVSLVVILDADKEGFLRSNRSLTQTVGRAARNLNGRAIMYADKITASMQKTIDETNYRRQKQIQYNTDHNLTPKALNKSLDSVLSKNSVSTYHFIKEELRAAEPDMDYLTKEQIEKLIKDKRKAMEKAAKELDFMQAAKLRDEIKSLQEQE is encoded by the coding sequence ATGAAATTTAAAGTAGTATCAGACTTCAAACCCACTGGTGATCAACCAAATGCCATCAAAGAATTGGTAAAAGGTATAAATGACAAGGAAAAATACCAGACATTATTAGGTGTAACAGGTTCAGGTAAAACATTTACGGTAGCTAATGTAATTGAAGAAGTTCAAAAACCAACATTATTATTAGCGCATAACAAAACCTTGGCAGCCCAGTTATATTCAGAATTCAAGCAGTTTTTTCCTGATAATGCGGTGGAGTATTTTGTATCGTATTACGACTATTACCAGCCAGAAGCATTTATACCAACAAGTGGTGTTTACATTGAAAAGGATCTTTCAATTAATGAAGATATTGAGAAATTACGTCTTAGTACCACTTCTTCTTTATTGTCAGGTAGAAGAGATGTAATCGTTATTGCTTCGGTTTCTTGTTTATATGGTATTGGTAACCCCGTTGAATTTCAGAAAAATGTCATCTCCATAAAAAAGGATCAAGTTATTGCTAGAACCAAGCTAATGCATCTATTGGTACAATCGCTATATTCTAGAACTATGGCGGAGTTTAAAAACGGTAATTTTAGGGTAAAAGGTGACGTTGTAGACGTTTTTCCTAGTTATGCCGACCATGCATATAGAATTCACTTTTTTGGCGATGAAATAGAAGAAATAGAAGCTTTTGACCCATTTAATAATAATATTATAGAAGTTTACGAAACACTTACTATTTACCCAGCAAATATGTTTGTGACCTCTAAAGATGTTTTACAGAATGCAATCCATAACATACAAGATGATTTAGTTAAACAGATAGACTACTTCAAAGAAATTGGAAAGCCACTTGAAGCAAAAAGATTAGAAGAACGTACCAATTTTGACTTAGAAATGATACGTGAACTTGGGTATTGCTCAGGTATTGAAAACTATTCCAGATATTTAGACGGTCGTGAGCCAGGTACCAGACCTTTCTGTTTGTTAGATTATTTTCCCGATGACTATTTAATGGTAATAGATGAGAGTCACGTTACCATACCCCAAGTACATGCCATGTATGGCGGTGACCGTTCTAGAAAAGTAAACTTGGTTGATTACGGTTTTCGTTTACCTGCTGCAATGGACAATAGACCTCTAAAATTTGAAGAATTTGAAGCGTTACAAAATCAGGTTTTATATGTAAGTGCAACACCCGCAGATTACGAATTACAATTGAGTCAAGGTGTTTATGTGGAACAAGTGATCAGACCAACAGGACTTCTTGACCCTATAATTGAAGTAAGACCAAGCCTTAACCAAATTGATGATTTGGTAGAAGAAATTCAAATTCGTGTTGAAAAAGATGAGCGGACTTTAGTCACTACTTTGACAAAAAGAATGGCAGAAGAGTTGGCAAAATACATGGACAGAATCAATATTAGATGTAGATATATTCATAGTGATGTTGACACTTTAGAGCGCGTAGAAATCATGCAAGATCTCCGAAAAGGAATTTTTGATGTCCTTATCGGAGTCAATTTATTACGTGAAGGATTAGACTTACCAGAGGTTTCTTTAGTGGTAATATTAGATGCTGACAAAGAGGGATTTTTACGTAGCAATAGATCGTTAACACAGACGGTTGGTAGAGCTGCAAGAAACCTAAATGGTCGTGCAATTATGTACGCAGATAAGATAACTGCGAGTATGCAAAAAACCATTGACGAAACAAATTACAGAAGACAAAAACAGATACAATATAACACAGATCACAACCTAACACCTAAGGCTTTGAATAAAAGTTTAGACAGTGTCCTTTCTAAGAATTCAGTCTCTACATATCACTTCATAAAAGAGGAGTTAAGAGCTGCCGAACCAGACATGGATTATCTTACAAAAGAGCAAATAGAAAAGCTCATAAAAGACAAAAGAAAGGCTATGGAAAAAGCTGCAAAAGAATTAGATTTTATGCAAGCAGCGAAGTTAAGAGATGAAATAAAGTCATTACAAGAGCAAGAATAA
- a CDS encoding DUF1456 family protein encodes MTNNDIFKKLRVALKFRDDEIVEILQLVDFKISKSELGAFFRNEDHPNYMECGDQVLRNFLNGLVLHLRGTKEEPKIPGEVLLAMATSTKKPVQKTAQKNSERRDFKTKQMNKVDTAVSAVKYKNKKKS; translated from the coding sequence ATGACTAATAATGATATATTTAAAAAACTTAGAGTTGCATTAAAATTCAGGGATGATGAAATCGTAGAGATATTACAGCTTGTAGATTTTAAAATCTCTAAAAGTGAATTAGGTGCGTTCTTTAGAAACGAGGACCACCCTAATTACATGGAATGCGGAGATCAAGTGCTACGTAATTTCTTAAACGGATTAGTTCTTCATCTACGTGGAACAAAAGAAGAGCCTAAAATACCCGGAGAAGTTCTTTTGGCTATGGCAACCAGTACCAAAAAACCGGTTCAAAAGACTGCCCAAAAAAATAGTGAAAGAAGAGATTTTAAAACAAAACAGATGAATAAGGTAGATACTGCCGTTAGCGCTGTGAAGTATAAAAACAAGAAAAAATCTTAA